In Thermoanaerobaculia bacterium, a genomic segment contains:
- a CDS encoding DUF883 family protein encodes MADNKVVDRARQVLSDAVEGTRDVIDDGIDEARDRFEGAAEDLERNARRAQREVRRRAQRLGSAAREKYDAAAEGVRAGYQRVRHDAAQVTDNVNVYVRENPGKSILIAAGVGFVIGLLVRGGRRRDD; translated from the coding sequence ATGGCCGACAACAAAGTTGTGGATCGTGCGCGACAGGTGCTCTCCGACGCCGTCGAAGGCACTCGGGACGTGATCGACGATGGCATCGACGAGGCGCGCGATCGCTTCGAAGGCGCGGCCGAGGATCTCGAGCGCAATGCCCGCCGGGCGCAGCGCGAGGTCCGGCGACGCGCCCAGCGTCTCGGCTCGGCGGCGCGCGAGAAGTACGACGCGGCGGCCGAGGGCGTGCGCGCCGGCTACCAGCGCGTGCGTCACGACGCCGCGCAGGTGACCGACAACGTCAACGTCTACGTGCGCGAGAATCCGGGCAAGTCGATCCTCATCGCGGCCGGTGTCGGGTTCGTCATCGGCCTGCTGGTACGTGGCGGCCGCCGCCGCGACGACTAG